The Arachis hypogaea cultivar Tifrunner chromosome 16, arahy.Tifrunner.gnm2.J5K5, whole genome shotgun sequence genome contains a region encoding:
- the LOC112754844 gene encoding spermidine hydroxycinnamoyl transferase isoform X7 yields the protein MVVTIDRSYTITPSDSSSTTIIPLSHCDQTKLPNHGSQLSLYTTSNSSSSMENLRASLSKALNLYYPLAGRLRWIHGGRLQLLCNSKGVTLLEATCHDNHTTLDMLLENLDNNVLLEQFLPKVDYSVDRIDDMPLMAAQFTRLPGNGVVLGMIICRAVVDGAALGNFICSWSKLARGEDLDSSLVPFYDRGLLDSLGVSVGPRFEHAEFLTPPLWEEQKEEPQEIELATVVLKLTKGQVEMLKKKAYHDGGKDGFGNGSNSSTLSSSRPYTSFEVISGHLWRCICKVKNEGNWGQKTRVCALVNCRNRFKPNLPQSYFGNATFPTVTPTCCFDDIVHKPLGYAVRNVRKAIERMNDEYVRSAIAYIANQKDMNSLREKLYNLGGGKSRVNPNIYIVSWANFPFYEADFGWGKPVCLVPGSINSDGKAFIMNNGSGDGFIVATCLQQSVVDDLKKLFYEDIEEIE from the exons atggTAGTAACAATCGATCGTTCTTACACGATAACCCCCTCAGATTCCTCTTCCACTACAATAATCCCTTTGTCACACTGTGATCAAACCAAGCTTCCAAACCATGGATCCCAACTTTCTCTCTACACCACTTCTAATTCCTCTTCTTCAATGGAAAATCTCAGAGCCTCACTCAGCAAAGCCTTGAATCTCTACTACCCTTTAGCCGGTCGACTCAGATGGATCCATGGCGGTCGATTACAACTTCTCTGCAACTCAAAGGGCGTCACACTATTGGAAGCCACGTGTCACGATAATCATACAACCTTGGACATGCTTCTCGAAAACCTTGATAACAATGTTTTGTTGGAACAGTTTTTGCCCAAGGTTGACTATAGCGTTGACCGTATTGACGACATGCCGTTGATGGCGGCACAATTCACGAGGCTTCCGGGCAACGGCGTCGTTTTGGGGATGATTATTTGTCGTGCTGTGGTTGACGGAGCCGCTCTTGGGAATTTCATTTGTTCATGGTCAAAATTGGCGAGAGGTGAAGATTTGGATTCGAGTTTGGTTCCGTTTTACGATCGAGGGTTGTTGGATTCGCTTGGTGTGAGTGTGGGTCCAAGATTTGAACATGCTGAATTTCTAACACCGCCACTTTGGGAAGAACAAAAAGAAGAACCACAAGAGATTGAGCTTGCTACTGTTGTGTTAAAGCTCACCAAAGGCCAAGTTGAGATGCTTAAGAAGAAAGCTTATCATGATGGTGGTAAAG ATGGCTTTGGCAATGGTTCAAACTCATCAACACTTTCTTCAAGTAGGCCTTACACTAGTTTTGAGGTCATAAGTGGTCACTTATGGAGGTGTATTTGCAAGGTGAAGAATGAGGGTAATTGGGGCCAGAAAACAAGGGTATGTGCATTGGTCAATTGCAGGAACAGATTTAAACCAAATCTTCCTCAAAGTTATTTTGGGAATGCAACATTTCCTACCGTGACACCAACATGTTGCTTCGATGATATTGTTCACAAGCCTCTAGGCTACGCCGTTCGGAACGTGAGGAAAGCGATTGAGCGAATGAATGATGAGTATGTAAGGTCTGCCATTGCTTACATTGCTAATCAGAAGGACATGAATTCATTGAGGGAGAAGTTGTATAATCTTGGAGGAGGAAAATCCAGGGTGAACCCGAATATTTATATTGTGAGTTGGGCTAACTTTCCTTTTTATGAAGCGGATTTCGGGTGGGGAAAGCCGGTTTGTTTGGTTCCGGGAAGCATAAATTCGGATGGGAAGGCTTTCATTATGAACAATGGAAGTGGTGATGGCTTCATTGTTGCTACTTGCTTGCAACAATCCGTTGTTGATGATCTGAAGAAGCTCTTTTATGAGGATATAGAGGAG ATAGAATGA
- the LOC112754844 gene encoding spermidine hydroxycinnamoyl transferase isoform X9, translating into MVVTIDRSYTITPSDSSSTTIIPLSHCDQTKLPNHGSQLSLYTTSNSSSSMENLRASLSKALNLYYPLAGRLRWIHGGRLQLLCNSKGVTLLEATCHDNHTTLDMLLENLDNNVLLEQFLPKVDYSVDRIDDMPLMAAQFTRLPGNGVVLGMIICRAVVDGAALGNFICSWSKLARGEDLDSSLVPFYDRGLLDSLGVSVGPRFEHAEFLTPPLWEEQKEEPQEIELATVVLKLTKGQVEMLKKKAYHDGDGFGNGSNSSTLSSSRPYTSFEVISGHLWRCICKVKNEGNWGQKTRVCALVNCRNRFKPNLPQSYFGNATFPTVTPTCCFDDIVHKPLGYAVRNVRKAIERMNDEYVRSAIAYIANQKDMNSLREKLYNLGGGKSRVNPNIYIVSWANFPFYEADFGWGKPVCLVPGSINSDGKAFIMNNGSGDGFIVATCLQQSVVDDLKKLFYEDIEEIE; encoded by the exons atggTAGTAACAATCGATCGTTCTTACACGATAACCCCCTCAGATTCCTCTTCCACTACAATAATCCCTTTGTCACACTGTGATCAAACCAAGCTTCCAAACCATGGATCCCAACTTTCTCTCTACACCACTTCTAATTCCTCTTCTTCAATGGAAAATCTCAGAGCCTCACTCAGCAAAGCCTTGAATCTCTACTACCCTTTAGCCGGTCGACTCAGATGGATCCATGGCGGTCGATTACAACTTCTCTGCAACTCAAAGGGCGTCACACTATTGGAAGCCACGTGTCACGATAATCATACAACCTTGGACATGCTTCTCGAAAACCTTGATAACAATGTTTTGTTGGAACAGTTTTTGCCCAAGGTTGACTATAGCGTTGACCGTATTGACGACATGCCGTTGATGGCGGCACAATTCACGAGGCTTCCGGGCAACGGCGTCGTTTTGGGGATGATTATTTGTCGTGCTGTGGTTGACGGAGCCGCTCTTGGGAATTTCATTTGTTCATGGTCAAAATTGGCGAGAGGTGAAGATTTGGATTCGAGTTTGGTTCCGTTTTACGATCGAGGGTTGTTGGATTCGCTTGGTGTGAGTGTGGGTCCAAGATTTGAACATGCTGAATTTCTAACACCGCCACTTTGGGAAGAACAAAAAGAAGAACCACAAGAGATTGAGCTTGCTACTGTTGTGTTAAAGCTCACCAAAGGCCAAGTTGAGATGCTTAAGAAGAAAGCTTATCATGATGGTG ATGGCTTTGGCAATGGTTCAAACTCATCAACACTTTCTTCAAGTAGGCCTTACACTAGTTTTGAGGTCATAAGTGGTCACTTATGGAGGTGTATTTGCAAGGTGAAGAATGAGGGTAATTGGGGCCAGAAAACAAGGGTATGTGCATTGGTCAATTGCAGGAACAGATTTAAACCAAATCTTCCTCAAAGTTATTTTGGGAATGCAACATTTCCTACCGTGACACCAACATGTTGCTTCGATGATATTGTTCACAAGCCTCTAGGCTACGCCGTTCGGAACGTGAGGAAAGCGATTGAGCGAATGAATGATGAGTATGTAAGGTCTGCCATTGCTTACATTGCTAATCAGAAGGACATGAATTCATTGAGGGAGAAGTTGTATAATCTTGGAGGAGGAAAATCCAGGGTGAACCCGAATATTTATATTGTGAGTTGGGCTAACTTTCCTTTTTATGAAGCGGATTTCGGGTGGGGAAAGCCGGTTTGTTTGGTTCCGGGAAGCATAAATTCGGATGGGAAGGCTTTCATTATGAACAATGGAAGTGGTGATGGCTTCATTGTTGCTACTTGCTTGCAACAATCCGTTGTTGATGATCTGAAGAAGCTCTTTTATGAGGATATAGAGGAG ATAGAATGA
- the LOC112754844 gene encoding spermidine hydroxycinnamoyl transferase isoform X8, whose product MVVTIDRSYTITPSDSSSTTIIPLSHCDQTKLPNHGSQLSLYTTSNSSSSMENLRASLSKALNLYYPLAGRLRWIHGGRLQLLCNSKGVTLLEATCHDNHTTLDMLLENLDNNVLLEQFLPKVDYSVDRIDDMPLMAAQFTRLPGNGVVLGMIICRAVVDGAALGNFICSWSKLARGEDLDSSLVPFYDRGLLDSLGVSVGPRFEHAEFLTPPLWEEQKEEPQEIELATVVLKLTKGQVEMLKKKAYHDGGKDGFGNGSNSSTLSSSRPYTSFEVISGHLWRCICKVKNEGNWGQKTRVCALVNCRNRFKPNLPQSYFGNATFPTVTPTCCFDDIVHKPLGYAVRNVRKAIERMNDEYVRSAIAYIANQKDMNSLREKLYNLGGGKSRVNPNIYIVSWANFPFYEADFGWGKPVCLVPGSINSDGKAFIMNNGSGDGFIVATCLQQSVVDDLKKLFYEDIEEK is encoded by the exons atggTAGTAACAATCGATCGTTCTTACACGATAACCCCCTCAGATTCCTCTTCCACTACAATAATCCCTTTGTCACACTGTGATCAAACCAAGCTTCCAAACCATGGATCCCAACTTTCTCTCTACACCACTTCTAATTCCTCTTCTTCAATGGAAAATCTCAGAGCCTCACTCAGCAAAGCCTTGAATCTCTACTACCCTTTAGCCGGTCGACTCAGATGGATCCATGGCGGTCGATTACAACTTCTCTGCAACTCAAAGGGCGTCACACTATTGGAAGCCACGTGTCACGATAATCATACAACCTTGGACATGCTTCTCGAAAACCTTGATAACAATGTTTTGTTGGAACAGTTTTTGCCCAAGGTTGACTATAGCGTTGACCGTATTGACGACATGCCGTTGATGGCGGCACAATTCACGAGGCTTCCGGGCAACGGCGTCGTTTTGGGGATGATTATTTGTCGTGCTGTGGTTGACGGAGCCGCTCTTGGGAATTTCATTTGTTCATGGTCAAAATTGGCGAGAGGTGAAGATTTGGATTCGAGTTTGGTTCCGTTTTACGATCGAGGGTTGTTGGATTCGCTTGGTGTGAGTGTGGGTCCAAGATTTGAACATGCTGAATTTCTAACACCGCCACTTTGGGAAGAACAAAAAGAAGAACCACAAGAGATTGAGCTTGCTACTGTTGTGTTAAAGCTCACCAAAGGCCAAGTTGAGATGCTTAAGAAGAAAGCTTATCATGATGGTGGTAAAG ATGGCTTTGGCAATGGTTCAAACTCATCAACACTTTCTTCAAGTAGGCCTTACACTAGTTTTGAGGTCATAAGTGGTCACTTATGGAGGTGTATTTGCAAGGTGAAGAATGAGGGTAATTGGGGCCAGAAAACAAGGGTATGTGCATTGGTCAATTGCAGGAACAGATTTAAACCAAATCTTCCTCAAAGTTATTTTGGGAATGCAACATTTCCTACCGTGACACCAACATGTTGCTTCGATGATATTGTTCACAAGCCTCTAGGCTACGCCGTTCGGAACGTGAGGAAAGCGATTGAGCGAATGAATGATGAGTATGTAAGGTCTGCCATTGCTTACATTGCTAATCAGAAGGACATGAATTCATTGAGGGAGAAGTTGTATAATCTTGGAGGAGGAAAATCCAGGGTGAACCCGAATATTTATATTGTGAGTTGGGCTAACTTTCCTTTTTATGAAGCGGATTTCGGGTGGGGAAAGCCGGTTTGTTTGGTTCCGGGAAGCATAAATTCGGATGGGAAGGCTTTCATTATGAACAATGGAAGTGGTGATGGCTTCATTGTTGCTACTTGCTTGCAACAATCCGTTGTTGATGATCTGAAGAAGCTCTTTTATGAGGATATAGAGGAG AAATAG
- the LOC112754844 gene encoding spermidine hydroxycinnamoyl transferase isoform X1, whose product MVVTIDRSYTITPSDSSSTTIIPLSHCDQTKLPNHGSQLSLYTTSNSSSSMENLRASLSKALNLYYPLAGRLRWIHGGRLQLLCNSKGVTLLEATCHDNHTTLDMLLENLDNNVLLEQFLPKVDYSVDRIDDMPLMAAQFTRLPGNGVVLGMIICRAVVDGAALGNFICSWSKLARGEDLDSSLVPFYDRGLLDSLGVSVGPRFEHAEFLTPPLWEEQKEEPQEIELATVVLKLTKGQVEMLKKKAYHDGGKDGFGNGSNSSTLSSSRPYTSFEVISGHLWRCICKVKNEGNWGQKTRVCALVNCRNRFKPNLPQSYFGNATFPTVTPTCCFDDIVHKPLGYAVRNVRKAIERMNDEYVRSAIAYIANQKDMNSLREKLYNLGGGKSRVNPNIYIVSWANFPFYEADFGWGKPVCLVPGSINSDGKAFIMNNGSGDGFIVATCLQQSVVDDLKKLFYEDIEENEECGKIFESKLTERDVGHQDQKVHQQANAEHREKKREREIESETESYVLLL is encoded by the exons atggTAGTAACAATCGATCGTTCTTACACGATAACCCCCTCAGATTCCTCTTCCACTACAATAATCCCTTTGTCACACTGTGATCAAACCAAGCTTCCAAACCATGGATCCCAACTTTCTCTCTACACCACTTCTAATTCCTCTTCTTCAATGGAAAATCTCAGAGCCTCACTCAGCAAAGCCTTGAATCTCTACTACCCTTTAGCCGGTCGACTCAGATGGATCCATGGCGGTCGATTACAACTTCTCTGCAACTCAAAGGGCGTCACACTATTGGAAGCCACGTGTCACGATAATCATACAACCTTGGACATGCTTCTCGAAAACCTTGATAACAATGTTTTGTTGGAACAGTTTTTGCCCAAGGTTGACTATAGCGTTGACCGTATTGACGACATGCCGTTGATGGCGGCACAATTCACGAGGCTTCCGGGCAACGGCGTCGTTTTGGGGATGATTATTTGTCGTGCTGTGGTTGACGGAGCCGCTCTTGGGAATTTCATTTGTTCATGGTCAAAATTGGCGAGAGGTGAAGATTTGGATTCGAGTTTGGTTCCGTTTTACGATCGAGGGTTGTTGGATTCGCTTGGTGTGAGTGTGGGTCCAAGATTTGAACATGCTGAATTTCTAACACCGCCACTTTGGGAAGAACAAAAAGAAGAACCACAAGAGATTGAGCTTGCTACTGTTGTGTTAAAGCTCACCAAAGGCCAAGTTGAGATGCTTAAGAAGAAAGCTTATCATGATGGTGGTAAAG ATGGCTTTGGCAATGGTTCAAACTCATCAACACTTTCTTCAAGTAGGCCTTACACTAGTTTTGAGGTCATAAGTGGTCACTTATGGAGGTGTATTTGCAAGGTGAAGAATGAGGGTAATTGGGGCCAGAAAACAAGGGTATGTGCATTGGTCAATTGCAGGAACAGATTTAAACCAAATCTTCCTCAAAGTTATTTTGGGAATGCAACATTTCCTACCGTGACACCAACATGTTGCTTCGATGATATTGTTCACAAGCCTCTAGGCTACGCCGTTCGGAACGTGAGGAAAGCGATTGAGCGAATGAATGATGAGTATGTAAGGTCTGCCATTGCTTACATTGCTAATCAGAAGGACATGAATTCATTGAGGGAGAAGTTGTATAATCTTGGAGGAGGAAAATCCAGGGTGAACCCGAATATTTATATTGTGAGTTGGGCTAACTTTCCTTTTTATGAAGCGGATTTCGGGTGGGGAAAGCCGGTTTGTTTGGTTCCGGGAAGCATAAATTCGGATGGGAAGGCTTTCATTATGAACAATGGAAGTGGTGATGGCTTCATTGTTGCTACTTGCTTGCAACAATCCGTTGTTGATGATCTGAAGAAGCTCTTTTATGAGGATATAGAGGAG AATGAAGAAtgtggaaaaatttttgaaagcaaaCTGACTGAAAGAGATGTTGGACACCAAGATCAGAAAGTACATCAACAAGCAAATGCAGAgcatagagagaaaaagagagagagagagatagagagtgaaacTGAAAGCTACGTTTTATTATTATGA
- the LOC112754844 gene encoding spermidine hydroxycinnamoyl transferase isoform X2, with amino-acid sequence MVVTIDRSYTITPSDSSSTTIIPLSHCDQTKLPNHGSQLSLYTTSNSSSSMENLRASLSKALNLYYPLAGRLRWIHGGRLQLLCNSKGVTLLEATCHDNHTTLDMLLENLDNNVLLEQFLPKVDYSVDRIDDMPLMAAQFTRLPGNGVVLGMIICRAVVDGAALGNFICSWSKLARGEDLDSSLVPFYDRGLLDSLGVSVGPRFEHAEFLTPPLWEEQKEEPQEIELATVVLKLTKGQVEMLKKKAYHDGDGFGNGSNSSTLSSSRPYTSFEVISGHLWRCICKVKNEGNWGQKTRVCALVNCRNRFKPNLPQSYFGNATFPTVTPTCCFDDIVHKPLGYAVRNVRKAIERMNDEYVRSAIAYIANQKDMNSLREKLYNLGGGKSRVNPNIYIVSWANFPFYEADFGWGKPVCLVPGSINSDGKAFIMNNGSGDGFIVATCLQQSVVDDLKKLFYEDIEENEECGKIFESKLTERDVGHQDQKVHQQANAEHREKKREREIESETESYVLLL; translated from the exons atggTAGTAACAATCGATCGTTCTTACACGATAACCCCCTCAGATTCCTCTTCCACTACAATAATCCCTTTGTCACACTGTGATCAAACCAAGCTTCCAAACCATGGATCCCAACTTTCTCTCTACACCACTTCTAATTCCTCTTCTTCAATGGAAAATCTCAGAGCCTCACTCAGCAAAGCCTTGAATCTCTACTACCCTTTAGCCGGTCGACTCAGATGGATCCATGGCGGTCGATTACAACTTCTCTGCAACTCAAAGGGCGTCACACTATTGGAAGCCACGTGTCACGATAATCATACAACCTTGGACATGCTTCTCGAAAACCTTGATAACAATGTTTTGTTGGAACAGTTTTTGCCCAAGGTTGACTATAGCGTTGACCGTATTGACGACATGCCGTTGATGGCGGCACAATTCACGAGGCTTCCGGGCAACGGCGTCGTTTTGGGGATGATTATTTGTCGTGCTGTGGTTGACGGAGCCGCTCTTGGGAATTTCATTTGTTCATGGTCAAAATTGGCGAGAGGTGAAGATTTGGATTCGAGTTTGGTTCCGTTTTACGATCGAGGGTTGTTGGATTCGCTTGGTGTGAGTGTGGGTCCAAGATTTGAACATGCTGAATTTCTAACACCGCCACTTTGGGAAGAACAAAAAGAAGAACCACAAGAGATTGAGCTTGCTACTGTTGTGTTAAAGCTCACCAAAGGCCAAGTTGAGATGCTTAAGAAGAAAGCTTATCATGATGGTG ATGGCTTTGGCAATGGTTCAAACTCATCAACACTTTCTTCAAGTAGGCCTTACACTAGTTTTGAGGTCATAAGTGGTCACTTATGGAGGTGTATTTGCAAGGTGAAGAATGAGGGTAATTGGGGCCAGAAAACAAGGGTATGTGCATTGGTCAATTGCAGGAACAGATTTAAACCAAATCTTCCTCAAAGTTATTTTGGGAATGCAACATTTCCTACCGTGACACCAACATGTTGCTTCGATGATATTGTTCACAAGCCTCTAGGCTACGCCGTTCGGAACGTGAGGAAAGCGATTGAGCGAATGAATGATGAGTATGTAAGGTCTGCCATTGCTTACATTGCTAATCAGAAGGACATGAATTCATTGAGGGAGAAGTTGTATAATCTTGGAGGAGGAAAATCCAGGGTGAACCCGAATATTTATATTGTGAGTTGGGCTAACTTTCCTTTTTATGAAGCGGATTTCGGGTGGGGAAAGCCGGTTTGTTTGGTTCCGGGAAGCATAAATTCGGATGGGAAGGCTTTCATTATGAACAATGGAAGTGGTGATGGCTTCATTGTTGCTACTTGCTTGCAACAATCCGTTGTTGATGATCTGAAGAAGCTCTTTTATGAGGATATAGAGGAG AATGAAGAAtgtggaaaaatttttgaaagcaaaCTGACTGAAAGAGATGTTGGACACCAAGATCAGAAAGTACATCAACAAGCAAATGCAGAgcatagagagaaaaagagagagagagagatagagagtgaaacTGAAAGCTACGTTTTATTATTATGA
- the LOC112754844 gene encoding spermidine hydroxycinnamoyl transferase isoform X4, with amino-acid sequence MVVTIDRSYTITPSDSSSTTIIPLSHCDQTKLPNHGSQLSLYTTSNSSSSMENLRASLSKALNLYYPLAGRLRWIHGGRLQLLCNSKGVTLLEATCHDNHTTLDMLLENLDNNVLLEQFLPKVDYSVDRIDDMPLMAAQFTRLPGNGVVLGMIICRAVVDGAALGNFICSWSKLARGEDLDSSLVPFYDRGLLDSLGVSVGPRFEHAEFLTPPLWEEQKEEPQEIELATVVLKLTKGQVEMLKKKAYHDGGKDGFGNGSNSSTLSSSRPYTSFEVISGHLWRCICKVKNEGNWGQKTRVCALVNCRNRFKPNLPQSYFGNATFPTVTPTCCFDDIVHKPLGYAVRNVRKAIERMNDEYVRSAIAYIANQKDMNSLREKLYNLGGGKSRVNPNIYIVSWANFPFYEADFGWGKPVCLVPGSINSDGKAFIMNNGSGDGFIVATCLQQSVVDDLKKLFYEDIEEVQITRYR; translated from the exons atggTAGTAACAATCGATCGTTCTTACACGATAACCCCCTCAGATTCCTCTTCCACTACAATAATCCCTTTGTCACACTGTGATCAAACCAAGCTTCCAAACCATGGATCCCAACTTTCTCTCTACACCACTTCTAATTCCTCTTCTTCAATGGAAAATCTCAGAGCCTCACTCAGCAAAGCCTTGAATCTCTACTACCCTTTAGCCGGTCGACTCAGATGGATCCATGGCGGTCGATTACAACTTCTCTGCAACTCAAAGGGCGTCACACTATTGGAAGCCACGTGTCACGATAATCATACAACCTTGGACATGCTTCTCGAAAACCTTGATAACAATGTTTTGTTGGAACAGTTTTTGCCCAAGGTTGACTATAGCGTTGACCGTATTGACGACATGCCGTTGATGGCGGCACAATTCACGAGGCTTCCGGGCAACGGCGTCGTTTTGGGGATGATTATTTGTCGTGCTGTGGTTGACGGAGCCGCTCTTGGGAATTTCATTTGTTCATGGTCAAAATTGGCGAGAGGTGAAGATTTGGATTCGAGTTTGGTTCCGTTTTACGATCGAGGGTTGTTGGATTCGCTTGGTGTGAGTGTGGGTCCAAGATTTGAACATGCTGAATTTCTAACACCGCCACTTTGGGAAGAACAAAAAGAAGAACCACAAGAGATTGAGCTTGCTACTGTTGTGTTAAAGCTCACCAAAGGCCAAGTTGAGATGCTTAAGAAGAAAGCTTATCATGATGGTGGTAAAG ATGGCTTTGGCAATGGTTCAAACTCATCAACACTTTCTTCAAGTAGGCCTTACACTAGTTTTGAGGTCATAAGTGGTCACTTATGGAGGTGTATTTGCAAGGTGAAGAATGAGGGTAATTGGGGCCAGAAAACAAGGGTATGTGCATTGGTCAATTGCAGGAACAGATTTAAACCAAATCTTCCTCAAAGTTATTTTGGGAATGCAACATTTCCTACCGTGACACCAACATGTTGCTTCGATGATATTGTTCACAAGCCTCTAGGCTACGCCGTTCGGAACGTGAGGAAAGCGATTGAGCGAATGAATGATGAGTATGTAAGGTCTGCCATTGCTTACATTGCTAATCAGAAGGACATGAATTCATTGAGGGAGAAGTTGTATAATCTTGGAGGAGGAAAATCCAGGGTGAACCCGAATATTTATATTGTGAGTTGGGCTAACTTTCCTTTTTATGAAGCGGATTTCGGGTGGGGAAAGCCGGTTTGTTTGGTTCCGGGAAGCATAAATTCGGATGGGAAGGCTTTCATTATGAACAATGGAAGTGGTGATGGCTTCATTGTTGCTACTTGCTTGCAACAATCCGTTGTTGATGATCTGAAGAAGCTCTTTTATGAGGATATAGAGGAG gtaCAGATAACAAGATATAGATAA
- the LOC112754844 gene encoding spermidine hydroxycinnamoyl transferase isoform X6: MVVTIDRSYTITPSDSSSTTIIPLSHCDQTKLPNHGSQLSLYTTSNSSSSMENLRASLSKALNLYYPLAGRLRWIHGGRLQLLCNSKGVTLLEATCHDNHTTLDMLLENLDNNVLLEQFLPKVDYSVDRIDDMPLMAAQFTRLPGNGVVLGMIICRAVVDGAALGNFICSWSKLARGEDLDSSLVPFYDRGLLDSLGVSVGPRFEHAEFLTPPLWEEQKEEPQEIELATVVLKLTKGQVEMLKKKAYHDGDGFGNGSNSSTLSSSRPYTSFEVISGHLWRCICKVKNEGNWGQKTRVCALVNCRNRFKPNLPQSYFGNATFPTVTPTCCFDDIVHKPLGYAVRNVRKAIERMNDEYVRSAIAYIANQKDMNSLREKLYNLGGGKSRVNPNIYIVSWANFPFYEADFGWGKPVCLVPGSINSDGKAFIMNNGSGDGFIVATCLQQSVVDDLKKLFYEDIEEVQITRYR; encoded by the exons atggTAGTAACAATCGATCGTTCTTACACGATAACCCCCTCAGATTCCTCTTCCACTACAATAATCCCTTTGTCACACTGTGATCAAACCAAGCTTCCAAACCATGGATCCCAACTTTCTCTCTACACCACTTCTAATTCCTCTTCTTCAATGGAAAATCTCAGAGCCTCACTCAGCAAAGCCTTGAATCTCTACTACCCTTTAGCCGGTCGACTCAGATGGATCCATGGCGGTCGATTACAACTTCTCTGCAACTCAAAGGGCGTCACACTATTGGAAGCCACGTGTCACGATAATCATACAACCTTGGACATGCTTCTCGAAAACCTTGATAACAATGTTTTGTTGGAACAGTTTTTGCCCAAGGTTGACTATAGCGTTGACCGTATTGACGACATGCCGTTGATGGCGGCACAATTCACGAGGCTTCCGGGCAACGGCGTCGTTTTGGGGATGATTATTTGTCGTGCTGTGGTTGACGGAGCCGCTCTTGGGAATTTCATTTGTTCATGGTCAAAATTGGCGAGAGGTGAAGATTTGGATTCGAGTTTGGTTCCGTTTTACGATCGAGGGTTGTTGGATTCGCTTGGTGTGAGTGTGGGTCCAAGATTTGAACATGCTGAATTTCTAACACCGCCACTTTGGGAAGAACAAAAAGAAGAACCACAAGAGATTGAGCTTGCTACTGTTGTGTTAAAGCTCACCAAAGGCCAAGTTGAGATGCTTAAGAAGAAAGCTTATCATGATGGTG ATGGCTTTGGCAATGGTTCAAACTCATCAACACTTTCTTCAAGTAGGCCTTACACTAGTTTTGAGGTCATAAGTGGTCACTTATGGAGGTGTATTTGCAAGGTGAAGAATGAGGGTAATTGGGGCCAGAAAACAAGGGTATGTGCATTGGTCAATTGCAGGAACAGATTTAAACCAAATCTTCCTCAAAGTTATTTTGGGAATGCAACATTTCCTACCGTGACACCAACATGTTGCTTCGATGATATTGTTCACAAGCCTCTAGGCTACGCCGTTCGGAACGTGAGGAAAGCGATTGAGCGAATGAATGATGAGTATGTAAGGTCTGCCATTGCTTACATTGCTAATCAGAAGGACATGAATTCATTGAGGGAGAAGTTGTATAATCTTGGAGGAGGAAAATCCAGGGTGAACCCGAATATTTATATTGTGAGTTGGGCTAACTTTCCTTTTTATGAAGCGGATTTCGGGTGGGGAAAGCCGGTTTGTTTGGTTCCGGGAAGCATAAATTCGGATGGGAAGGCTTTCATTATGAACAATGGAAGTGGTGATGGCTTCATTGTTGCTACTTGCTTGCAACAATCCGTTGTTGATGATCTGAAGAAGCTCTTTTATGAGGATATAGAGGAG gtaCAGATAACAAGATATAGATAA